Proteins encoded together in one Psilocybe cubensis strain MGC-MH-2018 chromosome 8, whole genome shotgun sequence window:
- a CDS encoding chaperonin, translated as MILLATGLQLHQCATLGPKGHNVIIEQAYGGPKITKGALFRGSGRVFADEGLVFDRRCEDKFENLGARLIQDVASKTNEIAGDGTTTATVLARAIYSEGVKNVAAGCNPMDLRRGSQAAVDRVVSFLSAHAKTITTTAEIAQVATISANGDAHVGGLIAQAMEKVGKEGVITVKEGKMIEDEIEITEGMRFDCGYISPYFITNTKSQRVEFEKPFILLSEKKISALQDILPALEAAAQASRPLIIIAEDVDGEALAACILGLFPPEGGAFVALGLLFRNPEI; from the exons ATGATTTTGCTTGCAACGGGACTTCAA TTGCATCAATGTGCGACACTTGGACCAAAGGGTCACAATGTGATCATTGAGCAGGCGTACGGTGGACCAAAAATCACCAAGGGTGCGTTGTTTCGTGGTTCTGGGAGAGTGTTTGCTGACGAGGGTTTGGTTTTCGACAGACGGTGTGAAGACAAGTTTGAGAACCTGGGCGCTCG CCTGATTCAAGATGTTGCCTCGAAAACAAATGAAATTGCTGGAGACGGCACGACAACCGCCACTGTTCTTGCGCGTGCCATCTACTCAGAAGGTGTCAAGAACGTCGCAGCTGGATGCAACCCCATGGACCTGCGCCGTGGATCCCAGGCTGCCGTCGACCGCGtcgtttcttttctctccgcACACGCCAAAACTATCACAACAACCGCCGAAATCGCACAAGTTGCCACTATCTCTGCAAACGGTGATGCCCACGTTGGAGGATTGATTGCTCAGGCGATGGAAAAGGTCGGAAAGGAGGGTGTCATCACTGTGAAGGAGGGAAAGATGATTGAGGACGAGATTGAGATCACGGAGGGTATGCGCTTCGACTGTGGTTACATTTCACCCTACttcatcaccaacaccaagtCCCAACGCGTCGAGTTCGAGAAGCCCTTTATCCTGCTTTCTGAGAAGAAGATTTCCGCCCTACAGGATATCCTCCCTGCCCTCGAGGCCGCGGCGCAGGCCAGCCGCCCACTGATCATCATTGCAGAGGACGTCGACGGCGAGGCTCTTGCTGCCTGCATCctaggcttattcccccccgaagggggggccttcgttgcattgggcctcctgttcagaaatcctgaaatctga